The sequence CCATTACAACCGGATAGGCTGTGGCGTCCGGTTCATTCCCGGTTTTTTTAGCCCAAAAACGGTCGTATCTCAGGGCTTTTAATACGCCTTTTTCGACGATTGTATTTGGCTCGACAGGAAGCCCGTCCGCTCCGAATGAGGGTGGCGGAAGCTCTTCGTCGTCGGTTACGAGATTGATATTTACTTTATCGGAGAACATCTTTTCTCCGAGTTTTCCGGCGAAAACGGTAGTTCCCTCATCTGCGTCGCGGGCATTGAGATTATGGAAGAGGAACCAAAACATCTCAGACGTGGCTAATGGTTCGAAGATGACTGTATAATCATCGGGTTCGATATCCACGGGATTTTGGGCCATCTCGGCATTGCCTAACGCCATATTGGCCATCTTCGAAATGTCGATTTGCGCGTAAGAGCTTCGATTCATATGCCCTTTTCCGCTTCCTTTCGGGCCGTGGATTGTAGTGCTATAATCTACTACCGTGAAATCCTCTATGGAAAAAAGCCCCTTCGAGTTTGCTATAGCTTCGACTTGAGCTTCGGCTTCGAAAAGGCCGCTCGCGCGATAACCTTTGGCCTTCGCGCCATCGACTACGACTTTGACATCTTCGGCGATCTGTTCGGGAGTCAATTCGACGACATCCCGGAAAAAGCGCTTCGGCGGGTCCAGATATTCTTGCTGCTCGATAATTTCCATAAGCTCCGGGTCCTCCGGGGCGTCTTCGGACATCTTAATCGCGACATCGACGAGGTGCTTTAATGAATTATCGTCGAGTTTATTTGTGACCATGCTTCCCTTGCGCAGGCCGTTGTAAATCTCGATGCGAACATTTTCCTGTTCGCCGCCCATGTTTTGGGTAATGGCGTTTTCGCCAAAACGCGTCGCTAGCGATTTGCCCCATGAATAATAGACTTGCGCGGTATGGTTCTTCGCCAACTCAATAATCTTCGTGGTTAATTTTTTTACTTCTTCGTGGTTTCTCATAATTGCGCACCTCCTACCGCTATATTGCGGAATCTGGTAAAACTTGCACCATGAGTCATACGCATGACCTGCATCGGTTCGCCTTTGCCACAATTCATTACGCCGTGTGTGTTCCACCATTTTTTGCCGGCGATAGCGTCGCAGCTATTCCAGAACTGCGTTGTTTGGGCTTGATAAGTAACCTTCTTAAGCGGTTTAGTTTTGCGGCCGTTCTCGATCATCCAGAACATATCGCCGCCAAACTGGAAATTGTTGCGCATTTGATCGATGGAGAAGCTGCCCATTCCCTCGATATATACTCCGCGGTCGATTCCCGCGATGAGGTCATCGGGGGAGAGGTTGTCATCGGTTCCGGGCTCCATGTATAGATTTGGGATTCGATTAATCGGCGGATGGTCGAAACCGTCGGATCTGCAACAACCGTTGGACTTGTTCCATCCGATTAAGGGCGCTGTTTCGCGCGTGCATCCGAGGTTTGCAAGAACGCCGTCTTTGACCATTGGGAAACTGTATAATTCGACTCCGTCGTCATCATAGAACCAGCTTCCAAGGCCGCCTTCGAGAGTATTGTTCGCCGTGAAATTGACGATATCGCTTCCATATTTATAGTCACCGACCATTTTAGGATTAACGAAACTCCGACCGGCCATGTTGGCTTCCCATCCGAGAATGCGGTCGAGTTCGGTCGGGTGACCGACTGATTCGTGCATTGTAAGTGAGAGGTGCATCGGGTCGAGCACGAGATCCATGATGCCTTTAGGTGTATCATCTGCGTGGCACTTGAGCAAGGCCTCTTCCGCCCATTTTTTTGAATTACTTTCGAGATCGACCTTTCTGATGAACTCGAACCCCGCCTGCTTCGCGCCGCCCTGATAGCCTCGGCTCTGTGATTCGCCGGCATCGACAGCATGGCAAGAGAGCATCGGATTTGCGAAATTGTTGGTTAAATCGAGATAGCTTCCATCGGTGTTGGCGATGATTCTGTGCATTTTAATGAATTGCAGGAAACCCCAAGCCATAACGATATTGGGTTGTTCGAGCATCGTATTGGTGCAGTTGAGCAACAGCTCTGCTTTGTCTTTGTTAGGTACTGCGAAAGGGTCCTCGATACATGGGCCGATTTTCGTATCTATATGTCCCGTTTCGGGTGTCATAATAGCCGGAGGGTTTTTAGGAGCTTTCCTAGATGCTCGAGCTATAGCGACAGCACGCGCAGCCGTTTTTGCAACTTCGTCAGTGGTGAGTTTTGTGTTCGAGGCAAAACCCCATGCACCATCGACGAGAACCCGAACGCAATAACCAAAGCTTTCGGTTTCATCGATAAGTTTTAGTGATTTTCTTTCAACATAGACCCTGTTTTGTCGCTCATCGACAATTCTCATGTCGGCGAAAACCGCGCCAGCAGCCTTCGCCGCATTCAATGCGACATCGGTGAATTCTTTCATTTGGTCTCCTTTTTAAAAATTAAATTTGAATATTCATTTTTATAATATCATAAGGTATATTCAAATATGATTAAGTCAAGGATAAACTATGACCATAGGGTCATAGTTCCATTTAAAAACACCCTTTATTTATTTGCTTAATTTTATTAGCATAATATGTTCCATTTTGATCTGAGAGTATATAGCTTTTATTCTCGATTATTATTTACTAGGATAGTAAACTTTCAGGAAAAATAAAAGCTGTATTTCTTTTCGCATTTAATTCTACTTGACATTTGTGCACTTAATAATATATTTTAATTTGTTCGCACAAGTCGATAGTGTTAAGTAAATTAACCCATTTCGATTAACCCATTCCGGAAGGGATTACCGGATGATGAATTTTTATGATTTTATTCCCTACATAATACCGGGGCTGGTTATAGTAGCTGCGGCTTTAGCCTTTCTTGTTTCTCTATTAACTGGTGGTGAAGAGAAAAAGCTTGTAACAAGAATTATCTCCGGTTTGCTTGTTATTCTTATAATCGTAATTGCTGGAGTTTCATGGTATTTACTCGATCGAGTTTATGTATCCCATAAAGAGCGAATGTATTCAATGGATCAAAACCTCGGCTTAGCACGTGCGAAAGTAGATAGTCTGAAGTCCCTTTGTGATTACCATAAAGCGAAAACCCTTGATTTATCTATGGTTCTGGATGTATCTTGTGCGGAAAATAATTCTCTTGAAAAGACTATCGAAGAATTGAATAAGCATGCAGAGGATTTGGATATGGCTCGTAAATCAAAGGAAAACACTATAGCCGCACTTAAAAGGGATAAAAGCAAGCTTAAAGAAAGGGTAGTGGAGGTAGCTAAAGCTGCACAGAAAAAAGTCCAGATAGTTATTGATTCTCTGGTTGAAACTGCTAGTGTTCGCCAGGAGAATATTCAAACTAAAGAAACCGAATCAAAACTCACTTATTCCATTTCGACGACTGATTCATCTGGTAAACAGACATCTAATAACACATATTATTCTTTCTTTGCAGATCCTCCTGGCGAGCTAAAAAATGTATCGATCTACTTTAAACTCGATCAGCCATTTTTGGATATCGAAGATATATCAGACGAAGTGATCCGAAATCGCCGCTCAAAATTCTTCAGCGAGATGGGCGGAACCGGTTTTTTTTATCAAATTGCTAATTTAGCCGAGGGAGAAGCAATAATTATAAGGATTTCCGCCGAAGGGTATATATCGCCGAGACAAAATGAACCTCCGGTTCTTTATCCATAAATAATATTTCATTGACTTTCCGAATTCTAACTCATAATTTGAGTAAAATATTAGTCTCTAAGGAGCGATAAGCTATGTGGGTAGTCCAAATAGTGCTTTTGTTGTTGTTTGTAATAGTGGCGATAGTATTCGTGTCTTTGAACGGTGGCCGTAGTGTAGAAATTATTTCTCTCGGATTCCAGAGTTTCTCGAATGTGCCCCTCAATATCATAGTCGTCGAAAGCGCTTTTTTCGGCGCTCTATGGGCCTTACTTGTGTTTTTCTTCATTCAGCTTTCGAGCCGGATTAAGATAATGCGTCTTAAAAGGTTAAATAATAAACTTCGTGATGAATTGGATTCCTTAAGGATTCTACCTCTCGAAGATATTCCCATCTCTGAGGAGGAAGAATGATATCCGACAGCTTGGGTTTCATTCTATTAATATTCGTGTTCAATGCGCTTTTAGCTTTTTGGTTCCTTCAGAACAAGAAACTGGTGAGAAATCGTCACAAGGATAAATTCACCGAGGGTTTGAGGGCTATCATCACCGGGGAAAGAAAGAAAGCTATTAAGATACTACGAGAAACGGCCATAGAGGACACCGGTAACGCAGAGGCTTTTATACTTCTCGGGGATTTGGTCAGGGAGGAAATCGGCCCTCGAAAGGCTCTTCAGATTCACCATAGTGTTATGGATAGAAAAACACTAAACAATGCGGAACTGAACCGTGTGTCGAAATCCCTTGCGTTGGATTATGCCAAGTTAGGCGACCATGAGATGGCCATCGACATATTGATGCAATCCTTTAAAACTCTGAAGGATAGCTGGAC is a genomic window of bacterium containing:
- a CDS encoding TldD/PmbA family protein yields the protein MRNHEEVKKLTTKIIELAKNHTAQVYYSWGKSLATRFGENAITQNMGGEQENVRIEIYNGLRKGSMVTNKLDDNSLKHLVDVAIKMSEDAPEDPELMEIIEQQEYLDPPKRFFRDVVELTPEQIAEDVKVVVDGAKAKGYRASGLFEAEAQVEAIANSKGLFSIEDFTVVDYSTTIHGPKGSGKGHMNRSSYAQIDISKMANMALGNAEMAQNPVDIEPDDYTVIFEPLATSEMFWFLFHNLNARDADEGTTVFAGKLGEKMFSDKVNINLVTDDEELPPPSFGADGLPVEPNTIVEKGVLKALRYDRFWAKKTGNEPDATAYPVVMDGEDKSVEDLVKSCKKGLLVKNLWYIRYVDRKELLLTGMTRDGVFLVEDGKIVGPVKNMRWNESPIVFLNNIVALSRAERINSNVKLPAIMSEGFTFSSKTESL
- a CDS encoding LapA family protein, whose protein sequence is MWVVQIVLLLLFVIVAIVFVSLNGGRSVEIISLGFQSFSNVPLNIIVVESAFFGALWALLVFFFIQLSSRIKIMRLKRLNNKLRDELDSLRILPLEDIPISEEEE
- a CDS encoding TldD/PmbA family protein; this encodes MKEFTDVALNAAKAAGAVFADMRIVDERQNRVYVERKSLKLIDETESFGYCVRVLVDGAWGFASNTKLTTDEVAKTAARAVAIARASRKAPKNPPAIMTPETGHIDTKIGPCIEDPFAVPNKDKAELLLNCTNTMLEQPNIVMAWGFLQFIKMHRIIANTDGSYLDLTNNFANPMLSCHAVDAGESQSRGYQGGAKQAGFEFIRKVDLESNSKKWAEEALLKCHADDTPKGIMDLVLDPMHLSLTMHESVGHPTELDRILGWEANMAGRSFVNPKMVGDYKYGSDIVNFTANNTLEGGLGSWFYDDDGVELYSFPMVKDGVLANLGCTRETAPLIGWNKSNGCCRSDGFDHPPINRIPNLYMEPGTDDNLSPDDLIAGIDRGVYIEGMGSFSIDQMRNNFQFGGDMFWMIENGRKTKPLKKVTYQAQTTQFWNSCDAIAGKKWWNTHGVMNCGKGEPMQVMRMTHGASFTRFRNIAVGGAQL